A section of the Halobacterium hubeiense genome encodes:
- a CDS encoding homing endonuclease associated repeat-containing protein, producing the protein MGSKIPEEKLVADLQAVADMVGEAPTVAQYRAHGEYSYAPLKNHFGSYNDAIEAAGLKPNQQVADPDCQISTEALITDIQAVAEHIGETPTQLQYRKYGEHASNTLVRAFGSYNDALEAAGYKPNRHRDISKDELLSNLRQIASDLNEVPTAHQFSEYGKYSLDLLTDEFGSYNNALKAAGFEVNTYYSIPAEDLLIDLVEVADKLGETPTKDQYSEFGIYHGDTLTHQFGSFAAALEEIGHEPNRKQPITDTELLLDVQRVAEEVGGPPTYEQYNTHGEYSSNSLKYHFGSYNNAIRTAGFEPVRECNVADDVLLTDLQNVVDELEEIPTSRQYDEHGEFHSGTLHRRFGGYNSAIKAAGYEPTVYRDIADTELLADIRETADEQGNAPTSPEYTERGTYTARTVIQRFGTWSDAVEAAGCDPPCYNHYSDEQLLTELQRLADGRRAPTQREMAISGKYSPQVYRDRFGWWWQACVRANLVPHTRVPLRKQEYADFVEAAIQQKNPVTSIIGLLAAFTGLTQPLLGEFSTEWLDRLHSDKRDTLIIVPSEHLETTDDWVLRLPIKWHPPDSSGAEDLPLEGLLKWHQESQIVTLDQINAGGIKTRVRTIAEAARIDHHGIISNLRSSLAAHLIRQGAELWKAEMQVGFKHTNWGASEKIGIGDYLLWVYQMEGAPHHEYEPEGVFLDPPEDHYAPTR; encoded by the coding sequence ATGGGTTCGAAAATACCTGAGGAAAAACTCGTCGCCGATCTTCAGGCAGTTGCCGACATGGTTGGAGAGGCGCCGACGGTAGCACAATATCGGGCGCATGGCGAGTACAGCTACGCACCCCTCAAGAACCACTTCGGGAGTTACAACGACGCGATTGAGGCTGCTGGGCTTAAACCGAATCAGCAAGTTGCTGATCCAGATTGCCAGATTTCCACCGAAGCACTCATCACTGATATCCAAGCGGTTGCCGAGCATATCGGTGAGACACCAACACAACTCCAATACCGCAAATATGGGGAGCACGCTTCGAATACGCTGGTTCGCGCATTCGGGAGCTATAATGACGCACTTGAGGCAGCAGGGTACAAGCCGAACAGGCACAGAGATATCTCAAAAGATGAGCTGCTGTCTAATCTGCGTCAAATCGCTTCAGACCTCAATGAGGTTCCGACTGCACACCAGTTCAGTGAATATGGGAAATACAGTCTTGACCTTCTCACCGATGAGTTCGGATCATACAATAATGCCCTCAAAGCTGCCGGATTCGAAGTGAACACCTATTACTCTATTCCAGCTGAGGACCTGCTAATTGATCTCGTAGAGGTTGCTGATAAACTCGGGGAAACACCGACAAAAGACCAGTACAGTGAATTCGGGATATACCATGGAGATACGCTCACACATCAGTTTGGGAGTTTTGCTGCTGCTCTCGAAGAGATTGGGCATGAACCGAATCGGAAGCAACCCATCACGGACACTGAATTGCTACTTGACGTCCAGAGAGTTGCTGAAGAAGTGGGGGGACCACCTACATATGAGCAGTACAATACCCATGGAGAATATAGTTCAAATAGTCTGAAATATCATTTTGGCAGTTACAATAATGCTATCAGGACAGCTGGTTTCGAGCCTGTCCGTGAGTGCAATGTTGCTGACGACGTGTTACTGACTGACCTACAGAATGTCGTCGATGAACTTGAGGAAATCCCAACGAGTCGGCAGTACGACGAACACGGGGAATTCCATTCAGGCACACTTCATCGACGATTTGGAGGGTACAACAGCGCTATCAAGGCCGCTGGCTACGAGCCAACTGTGTATCGGGATATTGCCGATACAGAACTGTTGGCCGATATTCGAGAAACTGCCGACGAACAAGGGAATGCACCTACTTCTCCCGAATACACAGAGAGGGGAACGTACACGGCGAGAACAGTCATCCAGCGATTCGGGACCTGGAGCGACGCGGTCGAAGCTGCTGGATGTGATCCACCATGTTACAACCACTACTCAGATGAACAACTGCTGACTGAACTCCAGCGGCTCGCAGATGGTCGTCGAGCGCCGACGCAGCGTGAAATGGCAATCTCTGGAAAATATAGTCCCCAAGTATACCGCGACAGATTCGGGTGGTGGTGGCAGGCTTGTGTCCGAGCAAACCTGGTGCCACACACTCGAGTCCCGCTGAGAAAACAAGAGTACGCCGACTTCGTTGAGGCTGCTATTCAACAAAAAAATCCCGTCACTAGTATTATTGGGCTTCTCGCAGCTTTTACTGGCCTTACACAGCCTTTGCTGGGAGAGTTCAGTACAGAATGGCTTGACAGGCTACATAGTGATAAGCGTGATACACTAATTATTGTACCATCTGAACACCTCGAGACAACTGACGACTGGGTTCTTAGGCTCCCAATAAAATGGCACCCCCCAGACTCCAGTGGAGCGGAGGATCTCCCCCTCGAAGGACTATTGAAGTGGCATCAAGAATCCCAGATAGTCACTCTAGACCAAATCAATGCAGGAGGAATTAAAACACGAGTACGCACAATCGCGGAGGCAGCCAGGATAGACCATCACGGAATAATATCTAATCTCAGATCCAGTTTAGCAGCACATCTTATCCGCCAAGGAGCAGAGTTGTGGAAAGCCGAGATGCAAGTTGGGTTTAAGCATACCAACTGGGGTGCCAGCGAAAAAATAGGGATAGGGGACTACCTCTTGTGGGTGTACCAGATGGAGGGGGCTCCCCACCATGAATACGAACCAGAAGGCGTGTTCCTCGACCCACCAGAGGACCACTACGCGCCTACTCGTTGA
- a CDS encoding site-specific integrase: protein MYLNIPDYDECRKEIDEARKTTNTGLCGACERAGNGGYTPKTQASAGRQLLIPNYWTNHVTDETEYFGLKDRCERYFALSDPAAPEGAEYGFKMIQAGGKDGFSKGFGSRAVRAVGAKSEINPTMRKQRLLNEGVPSDQIRDFGADEEGNRIPDLIAHDLRASFCTQLARNDTETAYAMTKTGHKLEETFYRYVQFARDELDKDKDKDMF from the coding sequence TTGTACCTCAACATCCCTGATTACGACGAGTGCCGAAAAGAAATAGATGAAGCGCGGAAGACGACGAATACTGGCCTCTGTGGCGCTTGTGAGAGGGCAGGAAACGGTGGATACACACCAAAAACGCAGGCATCTGCGGGCCGCCAATTGCTCATTCCGAACTACTGGACCAACCACGTAACCGATGAGACAGAGTACTTTGGACTGAAAGACCGGTGCGAGAGGTATTTTGCACTTTCCGACCCAGCTGCACCAGAAGGTGCTGAGTACGGATTCAAGATGATACAGGCAGGTGGTAAGGACGGTTTTTCCAAAGGGTTCGGAAGTAGAGCTGTTCGGGCAGTTGGTGCCAAATCTGAGATCAATCCGACAATGCGGAAACAGCGACTCCTGAATGAAGGAGTACCGTCAGATCAGATACGAGACTTCGGAGCCGACGAGGAGGGGAACAGAATACCCGACTTAATCGCACATGACCTTCGTGCATCATTTTGTACGCAGTTAGCACGGAACGACACGGAGACAGCTTATGCGATGACCAAGACCGGCCACAAACTCGAAGAGACGTTCTACAGGTATGTTCAGTTCGCACGCGATGAACTGGACAAGGATAAGGACAAAGATATGTTCTAA
- a CDS encoding DUF7563 family protein, with translation MPECQNCGSHVTDAYARVFTPDDVTSPRACPSCETVTRDRNGIREKRT, from the coding sequence ATGCCGGAATGCCAGAACTGTGGCAGTCACGTCACCGACGCCTACGCCCGCGTGTTTACCCCTGACGACGTGACGAGCCCGCGTGCCTGCCCCAGCTGTGAGACCGTCACGCGTGATCGCAACGGTATCCGTGAGAAACGAACCTAA
- a CDS encoding DUF7837 family putative zinc-binding protein — protein sequence MASQNPRVGVCPRCGDLIHHRHVLVEYETGNDARYWAECPGCGGVVDPNA from the coding sequence ATGGCCTCGCAGAATCCCCGAGTTGGCGTCTGTCCCCGATGTGGCGACTTGATCCACCACCGGCATGTCCTCGTTGAGTACGAGACCGGCAACGACGCACGGTACTGGGCGGAATGCCCGGGCTGCGGCGGCGTTGTCGATCCGAACGCATGA